The following coding sequences are from one Streptomyces dengpaensis window:
- a CDS encoding ABC transporter substrate-binding protein, with protein MNITRRQVLWAGGAIGTTALLAACSGGDDTSGKPAAAGGKPKKGGTLRIGALGRAGAITRDPHGTQGNESDYLILALIYDTLTVPGTEPNTEPRLAASWEASTDLKTWRFKLAKGATFHDGTPVTAADVVWSLKRLRNTPSGAARLPGIKAENIKSEGDDTVVLVSDYANAELPLLTRLTTFVLKKDTSDKELEKAPGTGPFKLDWYRGGNARLVRNDAWYGGTVHLDAIEVKMFETPQAMSSALLAGQIDVASNVGAVAARTAESRKDIQVVRRPNDMSMPIVMRTKSGPFADERVREALRLVVDRDAMVKQVLSGYGTVANDIMGTGDPNYAKGIPQRTRDLAKAKKLLTEAKFDLSKTYDLVTTEDIPGLAESATLFASQAREAGIKIQVVKQESGAFYEKTWLKGDLYTTYWGTNDSVVFFASKTLVSEAGQNEAGFADKEFDASYRKVIGTADETARGTALRELQQIEYDKSGYLLWGMADGIDLAVAKVQNLPKLPGYGRVQLENVWLS; from the coding sequence GTGAACATCACCAGGCGCCAAGTGCTGTGGGCCGGCGGGGCGATAGGTACGACAGCACTGCTGGCCGCTTGTTCGGGGGGCGACGACACCTCGGGGAAGCCGGCGGCCGCGGGCGGCAAGCCCAAGAAGGGCGGCACTCTCCGCATCGGAGCCCTGGGGCGCGCCGGCGCCATCACCCGGGACCCGCACGGGACACAGGGCAACGAGAGCGACTACCTGATCCTGGCCCTGATCTACGACACGCTCACCGTGCCGGGTACCGAGCCCAACACCGAGCCCCGGCTCGCCGCTTCGTGGGAGGCGTCGACGGACCTGAAGACCTGGCGCTTCAAGCTGGCCAAGGGCGCCACCTTCCACGACGGCACCCCGGTCACCGCGGCGGACGTGGTCTGGTCGCTCAAGCGCCTGCGCAACACCCCGTCCGGCGCCGCCCGGCTGCCCGGCATCAAGGCGGAGAACATCAAGTCCGAGGGCGACGACACCGTCGTACTCGTCTCCGACTACGCCAATGCCGAACTGCCGCTGCTGACGCGTCTGACGACGTTCGTCCTGAAGAAGGACACCTCCGACAAGGAACTGGAGAAGGCGCCGGGCACCGGCCCGTTCAAGCTCGACTGGTACCGCGGCGGCAACGCGCGACTGGTCCGCAACGACGCGTGGTACGGCGGCACCGTCCACCTCGACGCCATCGAGGTGAAGATGTTCGAGACGCCGCAGGCGATGTCCAGCGCGCTGCTCGCCGGGCAGATCGACGTAGCCTCGAACGTCGGCGCCGTCGCCGCGCGAACCGCCGAGTCCCGCAAGGACATCCAGGTCGTGCGCCGCCCCAACGACATGTCGATGCCCATCGTGATGCGCACCAAGAGCGGCCCGTTCGCCGACGAGCGGGTGCGCGAGGCGCTGCGCCTGGTCGTCGACCGCGACGCGATGGTCAAGCAGGTGCTGTCCGGCTACGGCACCGTCGCCAACGACATCATGGGCACCGGCGACCCGAACTACGCCAAGGGCATCCCGCAGCGCACGCGTGATTTGGCGAAGGCCAAGAAGCTGCTCACCGAGGCCAAGTTCGACCTGTCCAAGACCTACGACCTGGTCACCACCGAAGACATCCCAGGGCTCGCCGAGTCCGCGACGCTGTTCGCCTCCCAGGCGCGCGAGGCCGGCATCAAGATCCAGGTCGTCAAGCAGGAGTCCGGCGCCTTCTACGAGAAGACCTGGCTCAAGGGCGATCTGTACACCACGTACTGGGGCACCAACGACTCCGTGGTCTTCTTCGCCTCCAAGACGCTGGTCAGCGAGGCCGGGCAGAACGAAGCCGGCTTCGCCGACAAGGAGTTCGACGCCTCGTACCGCAAGGTCATCGGCACCGCCGACGAAACCGCGCGCGGCACCGCGCTGCGCGAGCTGCAGCAGATCGAGTACGACAAGTCCGGCTATCTGCTGTGGGGCATGGCCGACGGCATCGACCTCGCCGTGGCCAAGGTCCAGAACCTGCCCAAGCTCCCGGGCTACGGCCGGGTCCAGCTCGAGAACGTGTGGCTGAGTTGA